A single window of Cyanobacterium stanieri LEGE 03274 DNA harbors:
- a CDS encoding alpha/beta fold hydrolase, translated as MNWKEKTGNQRDWHWRGWKIRYSYTNSEDKNNYPPIILLHGFGASIGHWRHNIPILKQHYRVYALDLLGFGASRKAYTNYDVTLWAQLVYDFWRTFINVPVIIIGNSIGSLIGLYATVQYPTMVDKLVMLSLPDLSARQKMLPKLLLPVVKTLESIVASPLLIRLIFLIARRPMVIRKWLGVAYVDKTWLDDELVNIIATPPQDKGAARTLIALSKSVNQSDFSLSARDLLGQVTIPMLLLWGKGDRFIPPTIAPQLARVNPLITLHLLDGLGHCLHDEKPDLFHQILFDWLRVIDNE; from the coding sequence ATGAATTGGAAAGAAAAAACAGGAAATCAAAGGGATTGGCATTGGCGAGGGTGGAAAATTCGCTATAGTTACACTAACTCTGAAGATAAAAATAACTATCCTCCCATTATTTTGTTACATGGTTTTGGTGCTTCCATTGGGCATTGGCGACATAATATCCCCATTTTAAAACAACATTATAGAGTTTATGCCCTTGATTTACTTGGTTTTGGAGCGTCTCGCAAAGCCTATACTAACTATGATGTGACTTTATGGGCACAGTTGGTGTATGATTTTTGGCGCACTTTTATCAATGTACCTGTAATTATAATTGGTAATTCCATTGGTTCATTAATTGGCCTTTATGCTACGGTGCAATATCCTACCATGGTAGATAAGTTGGTGATGTTGAGTTTACCTGATTTATCCGCAAGACAAAAGATGTTACCAAAATTGCTTTTACCTGTGGTTAAAACCTTAGAAAGTATTGTAGCTTCTCCCTTACTAATTCGGCTTATATTTTTAATTGCCCGTCGCCCGATGGTAATTCGTAAATGGTTAGGGGTTGCCTATGTGGATAAAACTTGGCTGGATGATGAGTTGGTGAATATTATTGCCACCCCTCCCCAAGATAAGGGTGCGGCACGTACTTTAATTGCCTTAAGTAAGTCGGTTAACCAGTCTGATTTTTCTTTGTCGGCTAGGGATTTGTTAGGGCAGGTTACTATTCCTATGTTACTGCTTTGGGGTAAGGGCGATCGCTTCATACCTCCTACCATTGCCCCTCAACTTGCTAGGGTTAATCCTTTGATTACTCTACATTTATTGGATGGATTGGGCCATTGTCTCCATGATGAAAAACCTGATTTATTCCACCAAATTTTATTTGATTGGTTGAGGGTAATAGATAATGAATGA